The genomic segment CGCCGCTTCACGAAACATCTCTTACTTTCCCACAATTCACGAAAGATCGAACATTCTGATTTGCTACGATGGCGGCGGTGGGCTGTACTGAGTGGTGCTAGACGGACAGCCGCTGTACTGGCCGGAGCAGTTGACTTGGTTGTCGCACGCGAAGGTGCCCTGCGTCTGGCATGAGAAACTACCAGAGTTGTTAATCGCGTCGCCGCAATTGAACTGTGCGTTCAGGTTGCAGTCGAAGTCGTCGCTCCCGTTGCAGGTGAAGTAAACCACGCACTGAAAGTTTGCGCCCACTGCGTTGGGGCCCGCGCCGCAAAGGAAGTCGCCGGGATTACCGTCGTTGCCCGGTGGGTTGTAGGGATTGTTGTTGCAGCCGGTCGCCCCGGTGGCTGTGCATCCGAAATTCTGGACGCAGGTATTGCCGGTCATGCAAAAAAAGACATGGCCACTCGTGCAGTCAAACCCAACGTCGCAGTTGAAAGTGCCATCGCACAGATAGTCTAATTCGGTACTACACTGGAACCCACAGCCGTCGGCCGTAGTGCAGTCGAATCGCGAGCAGTCGTACACCGCGGTTGTGCAGTCATACACCTGGCTGCCGTCCGCACCGCCGCAATTATAGGCACCCTTCCCAGCACAGTTGAAATTGCTGCCGTCCGAGCAGTTAAACGTTCCGAAGCCGCCTTGGCCGCAATTAAAGCCATTGGGAAACAGCGGCGGACCACAAGTGAAGTCCGCGTCTGCGCATGGGAAGTTTACTGTTGGGGGAACAGCGTTATTGCAGCCGTTTCCTACTTTGGTCTCGCCCACGTACAACTGCGTTGAGAACTTCTCGGCGGCGGCAATGCCGCGCCAGGTATCAGTGGCAAGCTGCGAAAGGCGGGAGCGCGCCGCCAGCCGCCGCATCACGGCGCTCAATACCTTGGCGTCGCTGAGGGCGTCAGAAACGTGTCTCGCGATCGTGTCCTGCCTGGCCTCGTCGGCTATCATTGCTCGGTTCCTTAAGGATCGAAGTGGATTCTGTTGGGATTTGCGCAGCCCGCGAACCGCGCCGAGCGCCTTACCCCTGGTCGCTGAATGTGAGGCGGACCCGTGCAGGGTGCCCTTCCGCCACAGTGAGCACAAACATCGGGCAATTCGGTCCCGGGCCCACGGGCAGGCTTACGGGGCCCAATGACACAATTCCGCGTTCCTGGATTCGCTCATCCGTATAGTCAATCTGGTCGCTCGCAAGCACCCTCCCCGTTGCGTCGAGCACCTCGACCGTCAACCGCCTCCGCGCATCTGGAATGATCGGGCCCTTCGATTCGAATTCGACGCCGAACGAGAGGTGGCCGCGCGGTACATGGAGCGCATTGATCATTAGCTTTATGGGCCGGACCAACTCACACGCGTTTTCATCCAGCGGAACGTCCCAGTGCGCGTCGGGAGGCTTGGAAGGCGGCCAATCGACCAGAATTTCGCATGCGCGGCGGTTCCAACGCCGCGCGATACTGCGCACGACGGGCACGTGCAACAACGCAGCGAGCAGCGCCAAAGCCGCCAATAACCAGCGGCGACGGCTTACGCGTTTTGCCGGAGGGCCCGACGCGCCGGAGCCGGGCGCTTCGCTCCGCGATTCGTTTTTGGCCGGTCCGGATTCGTACACGATCTTCCCTCCTTCGATGAATACCGGCATCACGACTCGACGCACGGCCCGCCCATGTCGGCACGAAGCGTATCGGGTCCGGTGAGAAGATCGTCTCCTTCGCCGGCCCCAAAAATCTCGCGCGTGCGTTGGCGCATGTAGGCGTGTACTCGCTGGTTAATGAATACGATTCGGCAGCCCAGGTCGTCCGGGTCAAAAATGCTCCCCGTTGCCTTATAATTGACGGCCGGGCAACCGCCGCCGCAGACCTCGTTGAATTCGCAGTTTCGGCACTTCTCGCGCGGCCCGACCGCGGTGTGCATGAACTGCAAACGATTGTCGATGCGCGTGAAGCCCTGAAAGACATTTCCATACGGCAGCACCCCGTTGTGCATGCCTGTGATGGTCGCCAGTTTGGAGCAGCCGTAGATGTCGCCGTAAGAGTCGACGCAACAGCGCCCTCGCCCGGCGCCGCACCCGAATGTGGCGTGGCCGTCGGCTTCGCCGAGCTCGCCTTCCTCGAACAGGCTCATGCGGAAATACTGCTTGTGGAACTTCTTCTCCAAATACAACTCGCAGAGTTCATAGAGGGCCTGCTCGTAGCGCGCGAGGTCGCTCACCGTCCAGGGCAGCCCGTGGGCGTAGCCCAAAATGAACTGGTTGATTCCGCGGCGGTGCAACTCGTCGACGCTCCGCGCCAGGTTCGGCCCAGATTCGGGCGTGACGCTGATCTTGGCGCCCAGCCAGGGCTGAAACCGCTTCATGATTGGCAACTTCGCCGCCACGACTTCGAAGCTGCCGCGGCCGTTGGCGAACTTGCGATAGCGATCGTGGTCCTCCTTGCCGCCATCGAGGCTCAGCAAGTAGTTGACTCGTGCCTTGGCGAGCCAGGCGGCCTTTTCCTCGGTCATCAAGGTGCCGTTCGTGGTCATGTCCCAGTGGATCGTCTTGCCACGCTTGTTGGCTTCAGCGGTCGCATAGGCGTGGACGCGCTTCATCAAATCGAAGCGCAACAGCGGCTCGCCTCCGAAGAACAAGATCGTGATGGACTTCGTGGGGCCTGATTCCTCCATCAGGAAGTCGATCGAAGCGATGGCGGTTTCGTCCGACATTTGATGCGGATTTTTGTCTTTCTCAAAGCAGTACGAACAGCGCAGATTGCACTGGTCGGTGAGGATCAGCTCCATGTAACAGAGCCGGGGCATCCGCCGCGCGACCTGGTTGCCGCGAACCGCCTCGGCCAAGGAGCCAAGTGTGGCGGACTCGTCGCGCGGCCGGCCTCCGCCGCCACCGCAGCCCGCGCCACAGCCGGAAGTCATCGTCGTGTTAATGATGGGAAGCGCGCTCACGGTCATTTTTTTGACTCCTGCATTACGCGGTCGGGACGGGCGCCGCGGCATTGGCGGCGATGCAAAGCGCAGGCTGAACCAAGGCGCGGCCGGCGATTCGGCGGCGGCCCAAAACGCCGGCGAACGGTCGTCGTATACCGAGCGGACCGGCTCGAAAGTCGCCAGGGCCTGCGCCTTTTCGGGCCACGGCGGCGCGGCGCGAACGCCCCAGTGCCGCTGCACTTTCAGCATCGCCAGCGGCTCGCCGAAGGCCCAGTTTTGATAGGCGATGAAAGCCGCCAGACCCCAGCAGGCCAGCGGCAGATAGAGCGCGAGCCGCGGGCCGGCCGAGCGAAGCCGCCTGCTCGCGCGACGCAAAACGTGGACCGCGAAAGGCGCCAAGAGCGCCACGCCAACCGGCCGCGCCGCAGTCGCTAGGCCCACCATGAGGGCGATCGCCCAGAGCGGCCAGCGACGTTGCATGGCGTACATCGCCAGCACCAGCAGCAGCAGGCACGTCGACTCGCTGTAGGCCAGGCGAAAGAAGCAACCCGTCGGGCACAGCGCCGCGGCCAGCACCGCCCAGTCGGCCAATTCGCGGGTCGGGCTTTCCACCATCAGCGGCCCGGCGCTGCTTTGCGCCGGACGCGCACCAGGCGTGAGCGGAACGCCGTGGAGGGCGTTCCCTACAGGGGCGCCGGTCGGTGCGGGGCGTATAGCATGTGGTATCGGCGCCCGGCCACGAACGTAGAGGGTGAGCATGCCGAGCGCGGCCAGGAACGAAACGTTGGAGACCATCACTAGAGCGGCTTCGGCCGGAATGCCGGCGATTTCCATGACGTCGCGCCCCAACAGCGGATAGACTGGAAAAAAGGCGGCGTTGGAGCGCGTGCCGGGGTCGTAATGATACCCCTCGGTCGCGATCTGCGTGTACCATCGCCCGTCCATCCAACGCAGCGCGGCAGCCAAATCGCCGCGATGCGATTGGGGGGCCGAGGCGGGGCGCAGCAGGCAGAACCCGAACGAAAAACCGAGCGCCGCCAACAGGCCGGTCAGATACCAGTAGGCCACCGCGCTCAGCCAGAGATTAAATAAACCGGCCGTAGCGCCTTCGGCGTTTCCGTGGTCCCCCTCGTCGACGGCAATGGATGACATAAGTTAAGTGATGGCAGCGGAAGGTGAGCGGCTTCGTATCTCTCCACCATGTAAGACCGACGCCGCCTCCCAAACAGTCACTCTGGAAATCCTGACCTACGACGCAGGCCGTAGGGCAGAACGCAAGACATTGGGCAAGATACATTAAACAGGGAAACCGGTGACAGCAATGTCCGTCGAACAATGGTATCGGACAGCGGTCGGGCGTCAAGAAGCCGAGCTAGACCCGGACGGACGGTTTACGCATAATGCCCGCCGCGCGCTGCAAGGAGGATGGCCTTCCCAGGCCGTCACGAACGCGTGCTGACGGGCTAGGAAGCCCATCCTCCTTGTTCGTTCCCCCAAACCTCAACCCCATCCGCGCCCCATGCACCGACTTATCAACCGCCGTCGTGCTCTTTGTTCCCTCTATCGCGTGGCGTTGTTCTTGCTGCTCTTGCCCGGCTGCAAAAAGCCACAGCCGGCTCTGCCGGAGCTGACTTCGGCGTCCGAGATCCTGGAGCGAATGGTGGCGGCCTACCATGAGGCGCAGAGCTATCAAGACAGCGCCGAGGTGCGGCTGCACTTCAAGAAGTCGGGCGACAAAGACAGCGTCGTCGATGAAAAATGGGACTACTCCGTCGCGTTGTCGCGGCCCAACAAGCTGCGGATGCACGTCTATCAATCGGTGGTCGTATGCGACGGCAAGCATCTTCACGCCGTGCTCAACCTCGACGAAGTGCGCGGTCAGGTGCTCGAACTGCCGGCGGCGGAAAAGCTGACCGCACAAAGCGTGTTCGAGAGCGAGCCGTTGCTGGGCCAGGTGTTGACGCAGGGCGGAGCGGCGGGACCGCCGGTGATTCTGCCGCTGCTGTTGGAAGAGGCGGCGTTGGAGCCGGTGCTGGAAGGCGCCGAGAAGCCGACGCTGCTGCCGCCCGAAACCGCCGACGGCGAGCTGTGCTACCGCGTCGAGGCCAAACGCCCGGACGGCAAGCTGGTGTTCTGGATCGACCAGAAGAGCTTCGCGCTGCGCCGCATCGAATATCCGACCGCCGAGTTCCAGAAAGGCGTCGAGGAAAAAGAAGGCCGCGTGACCGAGCTTTCGCTCACCGTCGAGTTCACCGGGGCAAAGCTGAACGCCGACGTGGAGTCGACCGCCTTCAAGTTCGAGGCGCCCCACGATGCCCGGTTGGTGCAGCAGTTCATTGTGCCGCCGCCGTTGTTGGGCCAGAAGATCGGCGACTTCAAGTTCCGCGGCCTCGACGGCGAAGAGATCACCCGCGAATCGCTGGCCGGCAAGGTGGCCGTGCTGGAATTCTGGGCCACGTGGTGCGAGCCTTGTATGAAGAATCTGCCCAGCGTCGAGCGCGTGGCCGACCGTTATCAGGAGAACGACAAGATCGTCTTTCTGGCCGTGAGCGTCGATAACGACCAGATTGCCGACGATGCTGTGCGTGAAAAGTTCGCCGAGAACAAGTTCACGCTGCCGATTGCCCGTGACCCGAACATTGCCGCGCGCGAGGCGTTTTTGGTTGAGTCGCTGCCCACGATGGTGGTGCTCGGCCCTGACGGCGTCGTGCAGGATTACGAGAACGTGCTCGACCCGGAGCTGACCGACACGCTGCCGCCCAAGCTCGACAAGCTGTTGGCCGGCGAAAGCATT from the Pirellulales bacterium genome contains:
- a CDS encoding radical SAM protein, with product MSSIAVDEGDHGNAEGATAGLFNLWLSAVAYWYLTGLLAALGFSFGFCLLRPASAPQSHRGDLAAALRWMDGRWYTQIATEGYHYDPGTRSNAAFFPVYPLLGRDVMEIAGIPAEAALVMVSNVSFLAALGMLTLYVRGRAPIPHAIRPAPTGAPVGNALHGVPLTPGARPAQSSAGPLMVESPTRELADWAVLAAALCPTGCFFRLAYSESTCLLLLVLAMYAMQRRWPLWAIALMVGLATAARPVGVALLAPFAVHVLRRASRRLRSAGPRLALYLPLACWGLAAFIAYQNWAFGEPLAMLKVQRHWGVRAAPPWPEKAQALATFEPVRSVYDDRSPAFWAAAESPAAPWFSLRFASPPMPRRPSRPRNAGVKKMTVSALPIINTTMTSGCGAGCGGGGGRPRDESATLGSLAEAVRGNQVARRMPRLCYMELILTDQCNLRCSYCFEKDKNPHQMSDETAIASIDFLMEESGPTKSITILFFGGEPLLRFDLMKRVHAYATAEANKRGKTIHWDMTTNGTLMTEEKAAWLAKARVNYLLSLDGGKEDHDRYRKFANGRGSFEVVAAKLPIMKRFQPWLGAKISVTPESGPNLARSVDELHRRGINQFILGYAHGLPWTVSDLARYEQALYELCELYLEKKFHKQYFRMSLFEEGELGEADGHATFGCGAGRGRCCVDSYGDIYGCSKLATITGMHNGVLPYGNVFQGFTRIDNRLQFMHTAVGPREKCRNCEFNEVCGGGCPAVNYKATGSIFDPDDLGCRIVFINQRVHAYMRQRTREIFGAGEGDDLLTGPDTLRADMGGPCVES
- a CDS encoding redoxin domain-containing protein, with amino-acid sequence MHRLINRRRALCSLYRVALFLLLLPGCKKPQPALPELTSASEILERMVAAYHEAQSYQDSAEVRLHFKKSGDKDSVVDEKWDYSVALSRPNKLRMHVYQSVVVCDGKHLHAVLNLDEVRGQVLELPAAEKLTAQSVFESEPLLGQVLTQGGAAGPPVILPLLLEEAALEPVLEGAEKPTLLPPETADGELCYRVEAKRPDGKLVFWIDQKSFALRRIEYPTAEFQKGVEEKEGRVTELSLTVEFTGAKLNADVESTAFKFEAPHDARLVQQFIVPPPLLGQKIGDFKFRGLDGEEITRESLAGKVAVLEFWATWCEPCMKNLPSVERVADRYQENDKIVFLAVSVDNDQIADDAVREKFAENKFTLPIARDPNIAAREAFLVESLPTMVVLGPDGVVQDYENVLDPELTDTLPPKLDKLLAGESIFEEALREYAAPAPSGSQTEAAVAAAEIAPASGPQKLAMSSLWTCRDLTSPGNVLATNGPDGRGRLFVLDNWQTVVELDGDGKPAARHRLDLPKQPEEAVVSFLRTAVDGQGRRYFAGSANGVRQLFVFDADWKRLLTFPTDGTHPGITDLVFADLDGDGALEINVGFWGPAGVQSVSLDGERRWKTQTCENVLKLAALTGNSEGPAELLATTAMGSVVPIDKQGHERKPWPAGKRFVQLVFTADLDGDGASEICAIGPSQTGDEMRPGDNAAFGLDRTGKVVWQYDLPSGVPASGALEYVTSGKLVGDTAQWVIAGPDGSVHILSADGQPIDRFNSGVSLTGLAVAQFDGTPALVFASSAGIEARRFEQAD